The DNA sequence ATAGATTCGCATAAATCTGACAATATGTCAACTTATTTACGGGCTTTACTATAATTATGCCACATCTCCGTTGCCTATACAACAAAAAAACCGGAGACCGGGGATGTAAAGTTTTTGTTATTTCGGTAATAGCGATTTCATCCAGACCCGGTAAGTGCGGTTTCCTAACCTCACCGAGATTCTCTAAAAGATTGACGAAACGTTTTTTCAATTTCGGACAGTTTGCGCCATAGTCCGTTTCTACTTCCGAATGAACATTTTTCGCGTTGACGTGAAATCTCTAGCAGACAAGGTATAGAAATAGACACCACTGGCAACTGACTCATCCACTTCATTCTTTCCATCCCAATACGCCGCACGGGTTCTGCTATGATACACTCCTGCAGGCTGATGCCCCAATGCTAATGTCCGAATCAATGCGCCATTTACGGCGTAGATGCGTAAGGTCACCTCCATAGGCTTTGATAACTGATAGGGTATCCATGTTTCTGGGTTGAATGGATTCGGATAGTTCGCGAGCAGACGCGTCTCCGTGGGACGGATGGCTGTTAAAAGTGATTCGAAGAAGGCGATAGCGTGTTCGTATTTCAGCGATCCATCGCTTTCAGCACGTAAGATGTCAAGCTGCATTGCAAGGCGTGTGGGATCCAAAGCGGTGCGTGTCTCTCCAAATGATGGCGCAGCGGCAGCCACTGGATCGTCAAGCGCCTCAATGACAAGTAGCACGTCTGCTATGTTGACCGCGCCATCGGCATTGACATCAAAGCTCGGATTTGCTGGCGACTTTTCTCCAAGTGCTGTTACGACCAAGAGCAGATCGCTTTTGTTCACTTTCTTATCCTGATTAACATCCTCAGCCCGATCGGGAGTCGCGGGGGGCGTAGCTATCTGCGCGGGGATAGTTGTGCCACCAAACACAAGTCCACTGGGATTCCCTAAGCCTGTGACGACTTCTTCGGAGTCGCCACCGTTCAAGTTTCGACGACTGATTTTACCGTCAGAACTTGTGATATAGAACTTCTGCCCTGCGGGATCCACGGCGATATCCGTTGGTGTATCCAAACCCGTGATGAAGTTGGGTTGGATCCCTGATCCGTCTACGTTCATCCGGTGCCCTTCCTTCCATGGGTTCAGCCAGTAGAGTTTGCCATTCGTAGCATCAAGGGTAATATCAAGCGGAACGCTCGTTTGAAAATCCTTGACCAACTGGACGTTTATTCCATCGAGATTTGCAGATCGGATTCTACCGGTGTTCTGACTCGTTTTCTCTGTCCAGTAGAGTTTGTCGTTGGTGATGTCCATAACGAGATTCATGGGTGTATCCAAACCTGTGATGAGATCGGGTTGAAACCCTGAACCGTCAACGTTAAGCCGCTGTACCTTCCCCCAAGCGTTCGTCACATAGAGTTTTCCATTGACAGCGTCCAGTGCGAGGTCAAGTGGGACGCTTGTTAAGTCCTTGACGAACTGCACGTTTGTGCTATCAAGGTTTGCGCGTCGGATTCTACCGGTTCTGTCGCTGGTCTTTTCTGTCCAGTATAACTTCCCATCTACCATATCAACAGCCAGGCTGGTTGCTCCCTGGACACTCGGTACAAGAGTTTCCACTTTTGCACCGACGAGGCGGTGGAGTGTTCCTGTTTCTGCGTCTATCCAATACATCGGAGGGCGTTGGGACTGAGCAATTAGCGCTCGCGGTTGGGAAACATTGTCGCTTATATCCCTCTGTGCTGTCCGATTCGTTCCACTTATTGATGCACCAATCAGCGCTCGTCCTGTTTCCGCCTCAGCACGAAACACTGCGATATTTCTGTCGTTCTGATCCTTGACTAAATAGATGCCACTGACGTGAGTATTAATTATTTCAGCATGTCTGAGCCCACGATTGGCAGGAATACGTTTTTTAAAGATTTCTGCTCCATCAGGAAGCACTTGATACACTAACACATCAATTTCAGCCAGATTCACGATGAGAACGTGAGTCCTATTTCCTCTGGTTTTGGACTTTATGAGTTGTGAAAGTTGATTTGGATTGTATGGATTTAAGTTTATCCACTCGTTCCCTCTATTAATGCTGGGATCCCTTAATTGTGCATAGGCTTCTTCCAATCTTTTCGGCCATTTAAAAGTAGGAGAATCTTGCGGATTGAATCCTCGAAGATGCGGAAGATGAGTCCGAGTGGCAACTGGAGTGTATCGCCACTTACGATCACCATAAATTTCTGTGAGCAACATTGCCAAGTTCGGATCATATCTTTTCAATTCCGTCCTTGTATTGCCACCATGAACCCTTCTGAAACTGCTCCCGCCTTTAGGATCAATCCAAGCATTTGTACCTTCAGCCCAGTACTCGTCTCTATTTGAAGCAGCATAACTGCCTTGCCATAACCTTTTCTTCATCGCTGCGTCATACGCGATCTTGAGACGGTCATCAAATTGTGGGGCAACTGTATTCAATCCCACATGGTGTACTGTATGGGCTAATCTGTGAATCAGTTGGTAACCGTTTGAAGCAGTATCACCCGGATAAGCAAGAAGGTTTTCTTCAGTACAACCTCCGCGCTTCCGCCGATCCCAGTAAAAAGCCGGACGAAGATGGCTGTGTTCAGGAATCTGGGTCGTCATTTCAGTATACCCTACCACAGTAAAATGGACTTTATTTTGTATCAGAGCATGTAGCAAATCCTGACGGTGCCCAATCATCTTGTCGATGAGCCACGCCGCTTCCTTTAGGGCATACGGATTCACCTGCGCAGATGCTATGACCGGAAACCCTTCTACATCAATCCATTGCTGATAAAATGGATCGAGTTCAAAATAATCACGCACAACAGCAGGAAGTGGTGCAGGTTCAGGAATGTTCCCTCCCCTTACGGAATTCGCTTTCGGTAATTGTTGTAGATAGGTGTCAACATGTAAGATTCGGATATCCCCATCCTTACCAGTGTCTGTCATAGAAGTATGAATATCCCAAATTCGGAGTATCCCATCTTCAGCACCAACAACCAGAGAAGTCCCATCATGCGAAAAGTCAATAGGATGAATCCAATCGGTAGGTCCTGGCAACTGAACAACTTTTGTTCCGTCTCCAACCCACCAGAGACTTACGGACCCGTTACTTGTGCTGGCGATCATTTTTCCATCTGGAGAAAAAGCGATATCATAGTGTTCCGTATTTGGAATTGTGCGCAGCAACTCCCAATTGGAAGTATCCCATATTTTGAGATAACCATTCCATCCGGAACTCGCTAAATATCGGTTATCCGATGAAAATTCGACGGCTTTTATATTTTTGGGATTCGCGTTTAGGCTAACGACAACTTGTCTACTTTTAACATCCCACACTTTCACAGTACCGGGACCATCTCCGGAACCGTCTCCGGCAGCAAGGAGTTGACTGTCATGTGAGAAGGCTACTGTTCGGACATCCTGGCTGTGTTGAAGTGTCGCTATCTCCGTTTGATGACGTGAGTTCCATAGTTTTACGTGCCGACCACCACCTGTGGCAAGAAGCTGCCCATCAGGAGAAAAAGCAATTGACTGGTATCTGTCCGTAAGGTTCCGAGTAGCGATGTTTTGCTGGCTTTGAACGTTCCACAAACGGAGGGTTTTGTCGTTGCTTACGCTCGCAAGTAACTCGCCATTCGGAGAAAAAGTAATCGAATTGACTCGACTTGTATGCCCTACAAGCGTTCTCACGGTATCGTTCTGCAGATTCCAGAGTTTGATGATATTGCTCTCACCAGCACTCGCGACAAGTGATGCATTCACTGGAGAGAATTCCACGGTTCGCACGCCACCGCTATGGTCAAGGAGCATTGGTTCTTGTGCGAAACTGATGAGTAAGAAATTTAATAAGAACGTTATGGTAAGAAATAAGCGTTTAAATCGCATAGAACCGTTTTCTTCCTTTGATATTTTAACGTAAGTTGCTATGGACAAGATTTTAGCGATGGGGGTTCTGGCATTTTTGTCCCGTAAACTGAGAACAGGCGAGGTTAGAAAACCTCGCCTGCTCGGAGATTGCTCCTACAGAAGAGATGTAAACTTACTTTTATAGTTCACCATAAATAGTCTCTCAGGTATAATAAGCCAATTTTTATTTGTCTTCAAATTAAAATATTGTAAATCCCTATATCTAACTAATGACAATTATTTATCCCACCTCCGCTGGCGAGGTTTCCCAGGGGAAATCCGCAGAAATACCCAAGCCACAAAAAGGGCAGCCACAAGGGCTGCCCCTACACGATGTTCATATATTTTGATAATGTCCCTACCCGTTCCCTTGAAGGCGTTCAGCGAGGTAACTGTTGCGTTGCATGACTTGGTTGTTACGGATACAGATGCCAAGTGCCTGTTTGGTGCCGACTATTATGACACACTCCTTGGCACGGGTGATGCCGGTGTAGAGCAAATTCCGCTGTAACATGAGATAGTGTTGCGTGTGTAAAGGGATAACAACGGCGGGATACTCACTCCCCTGCGCTTTGTGGACAGTCGTGGCATACGCTAAGACGAGTTCTCCGAGGTCTGCGGTATCGTAAGTGACCTGCTTATCAGGGAATTGGATGTACACCTTTTTGTCGAGAGGCTCAATGGCGAGGACTCTGCCGATATCGCCGTTGAACACGTCGTAGTCGTAGTTGTTGCGGACTTGCATCACTTTATCCCCGACGCGGAAACCGCCTGCGGTTCGCGATACGGGCGAGGTCACCTCGCCCCTACGGGGTCCCTGTCTGTAATTCTGAACGCCGAATCTCGATTTTTCTAAGGGATGGGATACTGGGGAAACCACATATTCAGGATTCAACACCTCTTGGAGGCGTTTGTTGAAACTTTCAGTGCCAAGTATTCCACGCCGCATCGGGCATAGGAGTTGGATATCGTCTATCGGATGGTAATCGTAGTGTTGCGGTAGCCGATCAGCAATGAGAGTGCATATCAATCCAACAATTGCTTCGGGATCCTCCTCCTCCATGAAGAAGAAGTTTCGATCCGTGTCGCCAGTGAGTTCTGGAAAATCGCCCTTGTTAATGCGATGGGCATTGGTGACGATCATACTCTCCTGTGCCTGGCGGAATATTTCGGTGAGTTGGATGACGGGTATCTTATGGGAATCAATGAGTTCTCTGAGGACATTGCCCGCACCGACGGAGGGAAGTTGATCGGTGTCTCCGATGAGGATGACAGTCGTTGTGGGACGGATTGCCTGCATCAAGCGGTTCATCAGGACGAGGTCTACCATAGAGGTTTCATCAACAATGACGACATCTGTGTTTAAAGGGTTCTGCCGATTTCGTTTAAATCCGTTGTTTTGCGGAGAGAATTCAAGGAGCCGATGGATGGTTTTGGCTTCGCGATCGGTTGTCTCACTGAGCCGTTTCGCTGCGCGTCCGGTGGGTGCTGTCAGGGTGATGCGTCTGCCTTCTGCTTCAAACAGACGAATCATGCCGACAACAGTCGTGGTTTTGCCGGTGCCGGGTCCGCCTGTAAGGATCATGGCGGGTGTGGTCATAGCAGTATAAATCGCCTCACGCTGTTGTGTGGCGAAACGGATACGCATATCCGATTCCAACCGGATAAGCGCCTCGGTATAAGCTTCCTCGGCTTTTAACTGTCCGTGATTGAGGTGCTGTCCACGCCGAGATAGGAGTCTCAAAAACTGGTTTGCGACGCCGAGTTCGGCGTAGTAAAAAGGGGCAAGGTAGATAGCGGAATGGTTATCGGTTATCGGTTGTCGGTTGTCAGTGGAAAGCGGTTCTTGGTGTGTATCAGAAACCTCTGCCTGATTGCTAACCCCGTATATATCTTGTTCTTCACCCACATTTATCTGTTCGTCGGCAATCACTACATCTGTAAAACTGGGGTTAATAATTTCCTCTTTTTCGACGAGGGTGGAGATCCCTTGCGTAATGGCGTCCGGCTCCTGCTCGAGCATGGTTTGGCACGCTTCAATCAGTTCGGCTCGGCGTTGGAAGACGTGCCCTTCATCTGCTTTCTGGCTGAGAACGTACTTAATT is a window from the Candidatus Poribacteria bacterium genome containing:
- a CDS encoding AAA family ATPase → METLQGILERIVYESPDTGYTVGRLSARDHAELITVVGSLASINPGESLLLQGQWVDNPRYGRQFQIEKYETILPANVVGLRKYLGSGLIKGIGPKMATLIVRKFGMDTMDVIENEPEKLARVPGIGRKRVQIIKEAWEAQREIKNVMLFLQSHDVSTAHAAKIYKTYESDAIPIITEDPYRLADDIYGIGFVTADTIAQKLGMDKDAPQRVQAGIKYVLSQKADEGHVFQRRAELIEACQTMLEQEPDAITQGISTLVEKEEIINPSFTDVVIADEQINVGEEQDIYGVSNQAEVSDTHQEPLSTDNRQPITDNHSAIYLAPFYYAELGVANQFLRLLSRRGQHLNHGQLKAEEAYTEALIRLESDMRIRFATQQREAIYTAMTTPAMILTGGPGTGKTTTVVGMIRLFEAEGRRITLTAPTGRAAKRLSETTDREAKTIHRLLEFSPQNNGFKRNRQNPLNTDVVIVDETSMVDLVLMNRLMQAIRPTTTVILIGDTDQLPSVGAGNVLRELIDSHKIPVIQLTEIFRQAQESMIVTNAHRINKGDFPELTGDTDRNFFFMEEEDPEAIVGLICTLIADRLPQHYDYHPIDDIQLLCPMRRGILGTESFNKRLQEVLNPEYVVSPVSHPLEKSRFGVQNYRQGPRRGEVTSPVSRTAGGFRVGDKVMQVRNNYDYDVFNGDIGRVLAIEPLDKKVYIQFPDKQVTYDTADLGELVLAYATTVHKAQGSEYPAVVIPLHTQHYLMLQRNLLYTGITRAKECVIIVGTKQALGICIRNNQVMQRNSYLAERLQGNG